Proteins encoded in a region of the Streptomyces sp. NBC_00258 genome:
- a CDS encoding DUF5936 domain-containing protein has translation MLALLLAALTGLAVGGMLLGIRMYRAEAKLPGDMALALEVGATRVSKSDSAVDRLGMRFAPLVLRLMGPRRVDAKRRRIDMAGNPGGLTLNRYAARRAVYGVFGVLLFLIFLTNGQLLFALMALAFGLLAADALIWQAIRERKEVIDRTLPDFLDVLAVVVSAGLGFRQALDRVADHYEGPWADELRITLRQMDMGVSRRQAFDELRKRNSSEQVAQFVSALQQGEELGSPIADTLIQLATDMRRTDAQNSRRRAAKTIPKATMVTLVFMLPATMILIATGMFLGSGSNFGSILGR, from the coding sequence TTGCTTGCCTTGCTCCTTGCCGCACTGACCGGCCTCGCCGTCGGGGGCATGCTCCTCGGCATCCGCATGTACCGCGCGGAGGCCAAGCTCCCCGGCGACATGGCGCTCGCCCTGGAGGTCGGCGCCACCCGCGTCTCGAAGTCCGACTCGGCCGTCGACCGCCTCGGCATGCGGTTCGCCCCGCTCGTCCTGCGGCTGATGGGCCCCCGCCGCGTCGACGCCAAACGCCGCCGCATCGACATGGCGGGCAACCCCGGCGGCCTGACCCTGAACCGCTACGCGGCCCGCCGCGCCGTGTACGGGGTCTTCGGCGTCCTGCTCTTCCTGATCTTCCTCACCAACGGGCAGCTCCTCTTCGCCCTGATGGCCCTCGCCTTCGGACTGCTCGCCGCCGACGCCCTCATCTGGCAGGCCATCCGCGAACGCAAGGAGGTCATCGACCGCACCCTCCCGGACTTCCTGGACGTCCTGGCGGTCGTGGTGTCCGCGGGCCTCGGCTTCCGCCAGGCCCTCGACCGGGTCGCGGACCACTACGAGGGCCCGTGGGCGGACGAACTGCGCATCACGCTGCGCCAGATGGACATGGGCGTCAGCCGCCGCCAGGCCTTCGACGAACTGCGCAAGCGCAACTCCTCCGAACAGGTCGCCCAGTTCGTCTCGGCGCTCCAGCAGGGCGAGGAGCTGGGCTCCCCGATCGCGGACACCCTCATCCAGCTCGCCACGGACATGCGCCGCACCGACGCCCAGAACTCCCGCCGCCGCGCCGCCAAGACGATTCCCAAGGCGACCATGGTCACCCTGGTCTTCATGCTCCCGGCCACGATGATCCTCATCGCCACAGGCATGTTCCTGGGCTCCGGCTCGAACTTCGGCTCGATCCTGGGACGCTGA
- a CDS encoding type II secretion system F family protein: MNNQALLALGGTVLCGTLAVAGVHTYAVGRAQRQALVDRLSGGGPLRTAAGRARRFAAVDRRLRRTRLGRTIQLRLSATGLDLTAGEFFTYVAAVVVGLWLTAAAALAPFFGPIAGLAGVWSAAIFLNWQRQKRIEAFINQLPDVARLLANAAAAGLALRTALAMAAEELEAPAGEELARVADQLTLGRSVDDALGELAERLPSRELVVLVTTLVLSNKAGGSVVNSLRNLTQTLEDRKETRREVRTMLSEVNATAFTVPLLGVGSLLLINSSNEGALAKVTGSPLGQTLVLIAMGLYTIGFFVIRRLGKIEV; the protein is encoded by the coding sequence GTGAACAACCAGGCCCTGCTCGCCCTCGGCGGCACCGTCCTGTGCGGCACACTCGCCGTCGCGGGCGTGCACACGTACGCGGTGGGACGCGCCCAGCGCCAGGCCCTCGTCGACCGCCTCTCCGGCGGCGGCCCCCTGCGCACCGCCGCCGGCCGCGCCCGCCGCTTCGCCGCCGTCGACCGCCGGCTGCGCCGCACCCGCCTCGGCCGCACCATCCAGCTGCGCCTCTCGGCGACGGGACTCGACCTGACCGCGGGCGAGTTCTTCACGTACGTCGCCGCCGTGGTCGTCGGCCTCTGGCTGACCGCGGCCGCCGCCCTGGCCCCGTTCTTCGGCCCCATCGCGGGCCTGGCGGGCGTCTGGAGCGCCGCGATCTTCCTCAACTGGCAGCGCCAGAAGCGCATCGAGGCCTTCATCAACCAACTCCCCGACGTGGCCCGCCTGCTGGCCAACGCGGCGGCGGCCGGCCTCGCCCTGCGCACGGCCCTGGCGATGGCGGCGGAGGAGCTGGAGGCCCCGGCGGGCGAGGAACTGGCGCGAGTGGCCGACCAGTTGACCCTGGGCCGCTCGGTCGACGACGCGCTCGGCGAACTGGCCGAACGCCTCCCGTCCCGCGAACTGGTCGTCCTCGTGACGACCCTCGTCCTGTCCAACAAGGCGGGCGGCTCCGTCGTCAACTCCCTGCGGAACCTCACCCAGACCCTGGAGGACCGCAAGGAGACCCGTCGCGAGGTTCGCACCATGCTCTCCGAGGTCAACGCGACCGCCTTCACGGTCCCCCTCCTCGGCGTCGGCTCCCTCCTCCTCATCAACTCCTCGAACGAGGGCGCCCTGGCCAAGGTGACCGGCTCCCCGCTCGGCCAGACCCTGGTGCTCATCGCGATGGGCCTCTACACCATCGGCTTCTTCGTCATCCGCCGCCTCGGCAAGATCGAAGTATGA
- a CDS encoding CpaF family protein has protein sequence MSLRARIAAPEEGGSGREDGHLVAVYRAKLLEEIDLAEMSSLAAAERRMRLERVLGHIISREGPVLSSAERSQLIRRVVDEALGLGVLEPLLADASITEIMVNGPDSIFVERAGRVEQLPLRFASNEQLMQTIERIVSTVNRRVDESNPMVDARLPTGERVNVIIPPLALTGPTLTIRRFPRAYTLPELIGLGSLDEQMLMLLAAFVRARFNVIVSGGTGSGKTTLLNALSGLVPSHERIITIEDSAELQLQQEHVIRLESRPPNVEGKGQITIRDLVRNSLRMRPDRIIVGEVRGGETLDMLQAMSTGHDGSLATVHSNSAEDALMRLQTLGSMSEVQIPFEALKDQINSAVDVVVQLTRHADGSRKVTEIALLVSHGREQFRVVPVTRFVPRPTGPDRVVHGHFEHLPLPRSVAEKLYVANEPLPPAFGVAEAIDVLNTRQAIG, from the coding sequence ATGAGCCTGCGAGCCCGTATCGCCGCCCCCGAAGAGGGCGGATCAGGCCGCGAGGACGGCCACCTCGTCGCCGTCTACCGTGCCAAGCTGCTCGAAGAGATCGACCTCGCCGAGATGTCGAGCCTCGCGGCGGCCGAGCGGCGGATGCGCCTGGAGCGCGTGCTCGGGCACATCATCAGCCGCGAGGGCCCGGTCCTGTCGTCCGCCGAGCGCTCCCAGCTGATCAGAAGGGTCGTCGACGAGGCACTCGGCCTCGGCGTCCTCGAACCCCTCCTCGCCGACGCGTCCATCACCGAGATCATGGTCAACGGACCGGACTCGATCTTCGTGGAGCGGGCCGGACGGGTGGAACAGCTCCCGCTCAGGTTCGCCTCGAACGAGCAGCTGATGCAGACCATCGAGCGCATAGTCTCCACGGTCAACCGCCGCGTGGACGAGTCGAATCCGATGGTCGACGCCCGCCTCCCCACCGGCGAGCGCGTCAACGTCATCATCCCGCCGCTCGCCCTCACCGGCCCGACCCTCACGATCCGCCGCTTCCCGCGCGCGTACACGCTGCCGGAGCTGATCGGCCTCGGCTCGCTCGACGAGCAGATGCTCATGTTGCTCGCCGCGTTCGTCCGGGCCCGCTTCAATGTCATCGTCAGCGGCGGTACGGGCTCCGGCAAGACCACGCTCCTCAACGCGCTCTCCGGCCTCGTCCCGTCCCACGAGCGCATCATCACCATCGAGGACTCCGCCGAACTCCAGCTCCAGCAGGAGCATGTGATCCGCCTCGAATCCCGCCCCCCGAACGTGGAGGGCAAGGGCCAGATCACCATCCGCGACCTGGTCCGCAACTCCCTGCGTATGCGCCCCGACCGCATCATCGTCGGTGAGGTCCGCGGCGGCGAGACCCTCGACATGCTCCAGGCCATGTCGACGGGCCACGACGGTTCGCTCGCGACCGTCCACTCGAACTCCGCCGAGGACGCCCTGATGAGGCTCCAGACCCTCGGCTCGATGTCCGAGGTCCAGATCCCCTTCGAGGCGCTCAAGGACCAGATCAACTCCGCGGTCGACGTCGTCGTCCAGCTCACCCGCCACGCCGACGGCTCCCGCAAGGTCACCGAGATCGCCCTGCTCGTCTCGCACGGCCGCGAACAGTTCCGCGTCGTCCCGGTCACCCGTTTCGTGCCCCGCCCGACAGGCCCCGACCGCGTCGTCCACGGCCACTTCGAACACCTGCCGCTGCCCCGCTCGGTCGCCGAGAAGCTGTATGTCGCCAACGAGCCCCTGCCGCCCGCCTTCGGGGTCGCGGAGGCCATCGACGTCCTCAACACGAGGCAGGCCATCGGATGA
- a CDS encoding TadE/TadG family type IV pilus assembly protein, which yields MKRLRGDDRGVSMLEFAGFLPILLLVGMAAIQLGLIGYGINQAGSAARAAARAASQGEDGAAAGQAAVSGWLNPAVSPNEGPDLTTATVTLQVPAVIPLLPAVTVERHATMPTDD from the coding sequence GTGAAACGTCTCCGGGGCGACGACCGGGGCGTATCCATGCTGGAGTTCGCCGGTTTCCTCCCCATCCTTCTCCTCGTGGGCATGGCGGCCATCCAGCTCGGCCTGATCGGCTACGGGATCAACCAGGCCGGTTCGGCGGCGCGGGCCGCGGCCCGCGCCGCCTCGCAGGGCGAGGACGGCGCCGCGGCGGGCCAGGCCGCGGTAAGCGGCTGGCTCAACCCGGCCGTGTCGCCCAATGAGGGCCCCGACCTCACCACCGCGACGGTCACGCTCCAAGTCCCTGCCGTCATCCCCCTCCTGCCCGCCGTGACCGTGGAACGCCACGCCACCATGCCCACCGACGACTGA
- a CDS encoding AAA family ATPase, whose translation MTIRILPAVGDIDSARALTTLLSQLADAEPAPPVADTTALLDTLARLAAESLDELPEVVLVHERIGPVPALDVIRDLVLSFPAVGVVLITADTSTNVLTAAMDSGARGIIGLPLGYDALAERVHAAAAWSMGMRRHLGSGTPELYAGPGGRVVTVTGAKGGVGATVAAVQLALAAQASGRSVALLDLDLQSGDVASYLDVQFRRSIADLAGISDINPRVLQDAVYTHDTGLGLLLAPAEGERGEEITDRVARQVLAALRSRYEVVVVDCGAQLNAANAAAVELADQALLLVTPDVVAVRAAKRMVRMWDRLQIRKAEETLTVVNRFSRGTEIQPSLVERVTGTKVARSTVPAAFKELQSVVDAGRMQDLDARSTVKQALWALAGELDLVVKQEGGGGGRRRKASSDRGALALRRKGGDRGAVTLEFAGMFPILLVVMTILWQCVLYGYTYSLAGNAADEAARAATAANAVTPGAYGGACQDAGSENLPGAWDDTAIGCAPDGPVMKATVTAQVPLFFPGFDVNWTVDAEAGAALEGDDE comes from the coding sequence ATGACCATCCGCATCCTCCCCGCCGTCGGCGACATCGACTCGGCCCGCGCGCTTACCACGCTGCTGAGCCAGCTCGCCGACGCCGAACCCGCGCCGCCCGTCGCGGACACCACGGCCCTGCTGGACACCCTGGCCCGCCTCGCCGCCGAGTCCCTCGACGAACTGCCCGAGGTCGTCCTCGTCCACGAGCGGATCGGCCCGGTCCCGGCGCTCGACGTCATCCGCGACCTGGTGCTGAGCTTCCCGGCCGTCGGCGTCGTCCTCATCACCGCCGACACCAGCACCAACGTGCTCACAGCCGCCATGGACTCCGGCGCCCGCGGCATCATCGGCCTGCCCCTCGGCTACGACGCCCTCGCCGAACGCGTCCACGCGGCCGCCGCCTGGTCCATGGGCATGCGACGCCATCTCGGCAGCGGCACACCCGAGTTGTACGCGGGACCGGGCGGCCGGGTCGTCACAGTGACCGGGGCGAAGGGCGGCGTCGGCGCGACCGTCGCCGCGGTCCAGCTCGCCCTGGCCGCCCAGGCGTCGGGCCGCTCCGTGGCCCTGCTCGACCTGGACCTCCAGTCGGGGGACGTGGCCTCGTACCTCGACGTGCAGTTCCGCCGCTCCATCGCCGACCTCGCCGGGATCAGCGACATCAACCCGCGCGTGCTCCAGGACGCCGTCTACACCCACGACACCGGACTCGGCCTCCTCCTCGCCCCCGCCGAGGGCGAACGCGGCGAGGAGATCACCGACCGGGTGGCCCGCCAGGTCCTCGCCGCCCTGCGCTCCCGCTACGAGGTCGTCGTCGTCGACTGCGGCGCCCAGCTGAACGCCGCGAACGCGGCGGCCGTCGAACTGGCCGACCAGGCCCTGCTGTTGGTGACCCCCGACGTGGTCGCCGTCCGCGCCGCCAAACGCATGGTCCGCATGTGGGACCGCCTCCAGATCCGCAAGGCCGAGGAGACCCTGACCGTCGTCAACCGCTTCTCCCGCGGTACGGAGATACAGCCGTCCCTCGTCGAACGCGTCACCGGCACGAAGGTCGCCCGCTCCACCGTGCCCGCCGCCTTCAAGGAGCTCCAGTCGGTGGTGGACGCCGGCCGCATGCAGGACCTGGACGCCCGCTCCACGGTCAAGCAGGCGCTGTGGGCCCTGGCGGGCGAGCTGGACCTGGTGGTCAAGCAGGAGGGCGGTGGCGGCGGCCGGCGTCGTAAGGCCTCGTCGGACCGGGGGGCGCTGGCCCTGCGCCGCAAGGGCGGCGACCGAGGAGCGGTCACCCTCGAATTCGCCGGGATGTTCCCCATCCTGCTGGTCGTGATGACGATCCTGTGGCAGTGCGTGCTGTACGGCTACACGTACTCCCTCGCGGGGAACGCGGCGGACGAGGCGGCGAGGGCCGCGACGGCGGCGAACGCGGTGACGCCGGGGGCGTACGGCGGTGCCTGTCAGGACGCGGGCAGCGAGAACCTACCGGGCGCCTGGGACGACACCGCGATCGGCTGTGCCCCCGACGGGCCGGTCATGAAAGCCACGGTCACCGCCCAAGTACCCCTGTTCTTCCCGGGCTTCGACGTGAACTGGACGGTCGACGCAGAGGCGGGGGCCGCGCTGGAAGGGGACGACGAATGA
- the cpaB gene encoding Flp pilus assembly protein CpaB: protein MNSRQRRGVILLVLSALCALGAFAGVLSVIRDVNSKVGPEVAAYRLKDDVAPYRELSSDQFEKVSMPERWLSSTAVTDLSQIRGKIAVTRLEKGSLLQRDMIVDRPELEAGQQEIAIMIDAATGVAGKINPGSRVNIYATFKDETDNGKDQSKVIVENARVIDVGKLTALDPGQSSNDRRRTANEAVPITFALDTADAQRVAYAESFAEHVRLALVAGGTDPTVAPGDRTYTLDEDK, encoded by the coding sequence ATGAATTCACGCCAGCGCCGCGGCGTCATCCTGCTGGTCCTCTCGGCCCTGTGCGCCCTGGGCGCCTTCGCCGGAGTGCTCTCGGTGATCCGCGACGTGAACTCGAAGGTCGGCCCCGAGGTCGCGGCGTACCGACTGAAGGACGACGTCGCGCCCTACCGGGAGCTGTCGTCCGACCAGTTCGAGAAGGTCTCCATGCCCGAGCGGTGGCTGTCGTCCACCGCCGTCACCGACCTCTCCCAGATCCGCGGCAAGATCGCGGTCACCCGGCTGGAGAAGGGCTCGCTGCTCCAGAGGGACATGATCGTGGACCGGCCCGAGCTGGAGGCCGGCCAGCAGGAGATCGCGATCATGATCGACGCGGCGACCGGTGTGGCGGGCAAGATCAACCCGGGCTCGCGGGTCAACATCTACGCCACGTTCAAGGACGAGACCGACAACGGCAAGGACCAGTCGAAGGTCATCGTCGAGAACGCCCGCGTCATCGACGTCGGCAAGCTGACCGCCCTGGACCCGGGCCAGTCCAGCAACGACCGCCGTCGCACCGCGAACGAGGCGGTCCCGATCACCTTCGCCCTCGACACCGCCGACGCCCAACGCGTCGCGTACGCCGAGTCGTTCGCCGAACACGTCCGCCTCGCCCTGGTCGCGGGCGGCACCGACCCGACCGTCGCCCCCGGCGACCGCACGTACACCCTCGACGAGGACAAGTAG
- a CDS encoding chitinase, whose protein sequence is MPRRRRTWAAALATALAASVLSLAGAGQASAADVNNTKNAGYESGLSNWTCSAGSGAAVSSPVHGGASALKATPAGQDNARCSQTVAVKPNSTYTLSAWVQGGYAYLGASGTGTTDVSTWTPDSSSWKQLTTSFTTGSSTTSVTVYTHGWYGQAAYFADDVSVFGPDGGGGGDPDPVVPSTPAGLNVASTSSSSVSLAWNTVSGATGYNVYRAGTKVLAVTGTSATVTGLAASTSYSFQVTATNAAGESVKSTAVTGTTKADSGGGTALPKHAVTGYWQNFNNGAAVQKISDVQSQYDIIAVAFADATGTPGAVAFNLDSAGLGGYTVDQFKADVRAKQAAGKKVIISIGGERGTVAVNDSASATNFANSVYTLMQTYGFDGVDIDLENGINATYMTQALRSLSSKAGSSLIITMAPQTIDMQSTSNGYFQTALNVKDILTVVNMQYYNSGSMLGCDGKVYSQGSVDFLTALACIQLEGGLAPSQVGLGLPASTRGAGSGYVSPSIVNNALDCLTRGTNCGSFKPSRTYPDLRGAMTWSTNWDATAGNAWSNAVGPHVHGLP, encoded by the coding sequence ATGCCCAGACGCAGACGGACCTGGGCGGCAGCCCTCGCCACCGCACTCGCCGCGTCCGTCCTCTCCCTTGCCGGAGCCGGCCAGGCTTCGGCCGCCGACGTCAACAACACCAAGAACGCCGGCTACGAGTCGGGGCTCTCCAACTGGACCTGCTCGGCGGGCAGCGGCGCCGCCGTCTCCTCCCCCGTGCACGGCGGTGCGTCCGCCCTGAAGGCCACGCCCGCCGGGCAGGACAACGCCAGGTGCAGCCAGACCGTGGCGGTGAAGCCCAACTCGACGTACACGCTGAGCGCGTGGGTGCAGGGCGGGTACGCGTACCTCGGGGCGAGCGGTACGGGGACGACGGACGTGTCGACCTGGACCCCGGACTCCTCATCCTGGAAGCAACTGACGACGTCGTTCACGACGGGCTCGTCCACGACGTCCGTGACCGTCTACACGCACGGCTGGTACGGACAGGCGGCCTACTTCGCCGACGACGTGTCCGTGTTCGGGCCCGACGGGGGCGGAGGCGGCGACCCCGATCCGGTCGTCCCCTCGACGCCCGCCGGTCTGAACGTGGCGTCCACGAGCTCCTCCTCCGTCTCCCTCGCCTGGAACACGGTGTCGGGCGCGACCGGCTACAACGTCTACCGCGCCGGTACGAAGGTCCTCGCGGTGACCGGCACATCGGCGACGGTCACCGGCCTCGCCGCCTCCACCTCGTACTCCTTCCAGGTCACCGCGACGAACGCGGCCGGTGAGTCGGTGAAGTCGACGGCGGTCACCGGGACGACCAAGGCGGACTCGGGCGGCGGGACCGCGCTGCCCAAGCACGCGGTGACCGGCTACTGGCAGAACTTCAACAACGGCGCGGCCGTCCAGAAGATCTCCGACGTCCAGTCCCAGTACGACATCATCGCGGTGGCCTTCGCCGACGCCACGGGCACTCCCGGCGCGGTGGCCTTCAACCTCGACTCGGCAGGCCTCGGCGGCTACACCGTCGACCAGTTCAAGGCGGACGTCCGGGCCAAGCAGGCCGCGGGCAAGAAGGTGATCATCTCGATCGGCGGCGAGCGCGGCACGGTCGCCGTGAACGACTCCGCCTCGGCGACGAACTTCGCCAACTCCGTCTACACGCTGATGCAGACGTACGGCTTCGACGGCGTCGACATCGACCTGGAGAACGGCATCAACGCCACGTACATGACGCAGGCGCTGCGGTCCCTGTCCTCGAAGGCGGGCTCCTCGCTGATCATCACGATGGCTCCGCAGACGATCGACATGCAGTCGACGTCCAACGGCTACTTCCAGACGGCCCTGAACGTCAAGGACATCCTCACGGTCGTCAACATGCAGTACTACAACAGCGGTTCGATGCTCGGCTGCGACGGCAAGGTGTACTCCCAGGGATCGGTGGACTTCCTCACCGCCCTCGCCTGCATCCAGCTGGAGGGCGGCCTCGCCCCGTCCCAGGTGGGCCTCGGCCTGCCGGCCTCGACGAGGGGCGCGGGCAGCGGCTACGTCTCCCCCAGCATCGTCAACAACGCCCTCGACTGCCTCACCAGGGGCACCAACTGCGGCTCCTTCAAGCCCTCCAGGACCTACCCGGACCTGCGCGGCGCGATGACCTGGTCGACGAACTGGGACGCGACGGCCGGCAACGCCTGGTCGAACGCGGTGGGACCGCACGTGCACGGGCTCCCGTAG
- a CDS encoding Nramp family divalent metal transporter encodes MADTSGNADTTGSTATGATGESLPGPRKSSWKYIGPGIVVAATGVGAGDLVATLIAGSNFGYTLLWAAVIGCLVKISLAEAAGRWHLSTGRTLFDGWASLGRWTSWFFVVYVVIWGFVYGAAAMSSSGLPLQALFPDVMDLEWWAVLTGLVGLVFVWFNKYEVFEKVMTVLVGVMFVVTVYLAIRVTPNLGDAFAGLLPVLPDEKDSILNTLGLIGGVGGTITLAAYGYWVNAKGWTNTGWMKVMRLDNRVAYITTGIFVISMLFVGAELLHSSNVAIASGDKGLIQLGDILEDEYGTATAKFFLIGFFATSFTSLIGVWHGVSLMFADFVERYRKDRADRATVEGETPAGKTTSVDEVASGARERSWPFRAYLLWLTFPPIVLLFQGEPFRLIILYGVLGAAFLPFLALTLVWLLNSSRTPAEWRNGILSNSMLTIAGLLFIVLCVKQIWDQPWSEFF; translated from the coding sequence ATGGCTGACACCTCTGGGAACGCGGACACCACTGGAAGCACGGCCACGGGAGCGACGGGGGAGTCCCTCCCCGGTCCCCGCAAGTCCAGTTGGAAATACATCGGCCCCGGCATCGTGGTGGCCGCGACGGGCGTCGGCGCCGGAGACCTCGTCGCCACGCTCATCGCGGGCTCGAACTTCGGCTACACGCTCCTCTGGGCCGCCGTCATCGGCTGTCTCGTCAAGATCTCGCTGGCCGAGGCGGCGGGCCGCTGGCATCTGTCCACCGGCCGCACGCTCTTCGACGGCTGGGCGAGCCTGGGCCGCTGGACGTCGTGGTTCTTCGTCGTGTACGTCGTGATCTGGGGCTTCGTCTACGGCGCCGCGGCCATGTCCTCGTCGGGCCTGCCGCTCCAGGCGCTCTTCCCGGACGTCATGGACCTCGAATGGTGGGCCGTCCTGACCGGTCTGGTCGGCCTGGTCTTCGTCTGGTTCAACAAGTACGAGGTCTTCGAGAAGGTCATGACCGTCCTGGTCGGCGTGATGTTCGTCGTCACGGTCTACCTGGCGATCCGCGTCACCCCGAACCTCGGCGACGCCTTCGCGGGCCTGCTCCCGGTCCTCCCCGACGAGAAGGACTCGATCCTCAACACGCTCGGCCTGATCGGCGGTGTGGGCGGCACGATCACGCTCGCCGCGTACGGCTACTGGGTCAACGCGAAGGGCTGGACGAACACCGGCTGGATGAAGGTGATGCGCCTGGACAACCGCGTCGCGTACATCACCACCGGCATCTTCGTCATCTCGATGCTCTTCGTCGGCGCGGAACTCCTCCACTCCTCCAACGTCGCCATCGCGAGCGGCGACAAGGGCCTCATCCAGCTCGGCGACATCCTGGAGGACGAGTACGGCACGGCGACCGCCAAGTTCTTCCTCATCGGCTTCTTCGCCACGTCCTTCACATCCCTGATCGGCGTCTGGCACGGCGTGAGCCTGATGTTCGCGGACTTCGTGGAGCGCTACCGCAAGGACCGCGCCGACCGCGCGACCGTCGAAGGGGAGACCCCGGCCGGGAAGACGACGTCGGTCGACGAGGTGGCCTCCGGCGCCCGTGAGCGCTCCTGGCCCTTCCGCGCCTACCTCCTCTGGCTGACCTTCCCGCCCATCGTCCTGCTCTTCCAGGGCGAGCCCTTCCGCCTGATCATCCTGTACGGAGTCCTGGGCGCGGCCTTCCTCCCCTTCCTCGCCCTCACCCTGGTCTGGCTCCTCAACTCCTCCCGCACCCCCGCGGAATGGCGCAACGGAATCCTGAGCAACTCCATGCTGACGATCGCGGGCCTGCTCTTCATCGTCCTGTGCGTCAAGCAGATCTGGGACCAGCCGTGGTCGGAGTTCTTCTAG
- a CDS encoding ATP-binding protein has product MLELSGGHPPDPDAAYGWYPQPPLGAGHLSVVYDPRPVAAAEARAEVRRQLEVWGLAEQSDTAELLVSELVTNALIHAASRLRLTLSAAHGVLRCEVSEAGRRPPEVSRAGTAVGGCGMFLVDALAWRWGCHQDGPGRTLWFELGTCGSDGCGRRQP; this is encoded by the coding sequence ATGCTGGAACTCTCCGGAGGACATCCTCCGGATCCCGACGCCGCGTACGGCTGGTACCCCCAACCACCATTGGGAGCAGGCCACTTGAGCGTCGTGTACGACCCCCGCCCTGTCGCGGCGGCCGAGGCCCGCGCGGAGGTCAGGCGGCAGCTGGAGGTCTGGGGGCTCGCGGAACAGAGCGACACGGCGGAGCTCCTCGTCAGCGAACTCGTCACCAACGCCCTGATACACGCGGCGAGTCGCCTCCGCCTCACCCTCTCGGCCGCGCACGGAGTCCTGCGCTGCGAGGTCTCCGAGGCAGGCCGCCGCCCTCCGGAGGTGTCCCGGGCGGGCACCGCGGTGGGCGGCTGCGGGATGTTCCTGGTGGATGCGCTCGCGTGGCGCTGGGGCTGCCACCAGGACGGGCCGGGCCGGACCCTCTGGTTCGAGCTCGGCACGTGCGGGTCCGACGGCTGTGGTCGGCGACAGCCGTAG
- a CDS encoding MEDS domain-containing protein — translation MTAESAEPSRPAQPAPPQGAFDHRMAVFGSDDAFVAAALPFLVEGLAAPDEPPPVAIADPGRLDFLRDALGTDAKGVAFVPHTEWYTGSAANAVAQSAGYLAANAGPGGRVHLLMEPHWAGRAGRSARETTEWIRYESLANLLFAPFATTALCAYDTRTAGPAIVDAARRAHPGTPVYEQPARLVHELDSIPLPPPPPDAERLTAPDRDTLRERARARGLAPADADLFATAVTEAATPYVPPLPTPPLPEVLLWGEAPACVCELRVPERITDPLAGFVPPPAEGPEPGQGLWFTRQVCAYVDIRDAEPGDGSLIRVQYA, via the coding sequence GTGACTGCCGAATCGGCCGAGCCGTCCCGACCGGCTCAACCAGCCCCGCCCCAAGGGGCGTTCGACCACCGTATGGCCGTCTTCGGCTCCGACGACGCGTTCGTCGCGGCCGCGCTCCCCTTCCTCGTGGAGGGCCTGGCCGCACCGGACGAACCACCGCCCGTCGCCATCGCCGACCCCGGCAGACTGGATTTCCTGCGCGACGCGCTGGGCACGGACGCCAAGGGCGTCGCCTTCGTGCCGCACACCGAGTGGTACACGGGCTCGGCGGCCAACGCCGTGGCACAGAGCGCCGGTTACCTCGCCGCGAACGCGGGACCCGGCGGCCGTGTCCACCTCCTCATGGAGCCGCACTGGGCCGGCCGTGCCGGACGCTCGGCACGCGAGACCACCGAGTGGATCCGCTACGAGTCGCTCGCCAACCTCCTCTTCGCTCCGTTCGCGACGACCGCCCTGTGCGCGTACGACACCCGCACCGCGGGCCCCGCCATCGTCGACGCCGCCCGCCGGGCGCACCCCGGCACGCCGGTGTACGAGCAACCGGCCCGCCTGGTCCACGAGTTGGACTCGATCCCCCTGCCCCCGCCGCCACCGGACGCCGAGCGCCTCACCGCACCGGACCGCGACACCCTGCGCGAACGGGCCCGGGCGCGCGGACTCGCCCCCGCGGACGCCGACCTCTTCGCGACGGCGGTCACCGAGGCGGCGACCCCGTACGTACCCCCGCTCCCCACACCCCCGCTCCCCGAGGTCCTGCTGTGGGGCGAGGCACCCGCCTGTGTCTGTGAGCTGCGTGTGCCCGAGCGGATCACCGATCCGCTCGCCGGCTTCGTCCCGCCGCCCGCCGAGGGCCCGGAGCCCGGCCAGGGACTGTGGTTCACCCGCCAGGTCTGCGCGTACGTGGACATCCGGGACGCGGAGCCGGGCGACGGCTCGCTGATCCGTGTCCAGTACGCGTAG